In Carassius carassius chromosome 2, fCarCar2.1, whole genome shotgun sequence, the DNA window actgtaatttgccccctgactaagcatttaaagaatttagtagaagcatttaaataatcccgtgaatgcacttaaagaatgcagaatcgaatcgttataatcgaatcgttataatcgaatcgttataatcgaatcgttataatcgaatcgaatcgaatcgaatttaattgttaatcgaattgaattgaatcgttctaaatttgcaaaaatcgttcctgaatcgaatcgaaaacttatgaatcgtaatcgaatcgaatcgctgccttgccaaagattcacagccctaatataaatatatgtatatatatatatcgatatatatatatatatatatatatatccattttgctgccataacaatataatataaaacattacaatataaaatttctgtaatctatatagcctaccagtcaacagttttataacagtaagattttttatgtttttaaagaagtctcttctgctcaccaagcctgcctttatttgatccagaatacaacaaaagcagtaatattgtgaaatatttttactatttaaaataactgttttctatttgaatatattttaaaatgtaatttattcctgtgacccaagctgtattttcagcatcattactccagtcttcagtgtctcatcctttagaaatcattctgatatgatgatttgctgattattaatatttaaaacatatgagtacattttttcagtattctttgattaatagaaggatccaaacatcagcatttatttgaaataatacatTATACAAGGCTTGGAGTTGGTCAGTGATGCCTGTTTTTCCACAACCACAGCTCTGTATCTACTGACCAAACCATGTGAAACTCTCGTTCGCTCTCTCTGCTTTTCTTCAGTATAACTTTAACAGAACATGAACGATAAAGACGGTCTCAAGATAAAAACAGTCCTATGAGATCTTTTCACTCCATATACTTTGATTAGTGCTTGTATGTGTTTCGAACATACAAGCACACAAGTGTGCTTACAAGCATACAAGTGTGCTCATACAAGCTCATACAAACATACAAGCATACAAGTGTGCTCATTATTACCTTTTCCTGCTTATTGCTCTTTCCTTGCATTCTTCTGCTTCATTCTTGAGTTGGTAATACATGATAAAAATGTAACTGCTTGAATATCAGACCAAATTTGATATTCAGTGAAGTAGAAAGGactagggggaaaaaaacagagagaaaaaaaaacggaaTCTAACATACATAGAAAATATAGTCATCAATTTCACCTGTATGTTTAGAATAATGGCCTAATTTTTTTACAATATGGGAtgaaaaatgaagaagaaaaactaGAATACAAATATGATGTCAGCCCCAATTCTCAGTGGAAAGCACATAACTatgtaaaaaagacaaaaacttatagcagagaggggggggggtgtacCTACTTGAAAATTTAAGTTCAGTTGCATTACATTTTAAGTACAATCAAATCTGTCATTTAAATTCCTTTTTTGTTTTCAGATCATGGAATGTAAATGTCATTGTAACAAGAAAAGTAAATTAATCTGATTACTGTCAATCTGATTACTGAATATATTTAGCTGAAAGAATAGTAAAGCACAAAACAACAAAGCATCTAACAGATAAAAATCTAAActctaaataaacaaacaaacaactaaaCTAATAAATTTCTTTAAGATGACACACTCCTCTTATCTGTAGGAGCCAATGAGAAGCGAGCTTCCGCGATTGGCTGCTGCACGCTGACGGCAGTCGCGTCTGTTTGCAGGCCTGAGCGGAGCGACTACAGCGCTTTGGGGAAGAGCAATGAATTCATTAGAACAAGCCGAaggtatttttactttttttcaatgGATCGATTATCAGTTTAGTGTATTCATCTCTAAGTTTCATATTGAAATATTAGCGGAGCATCCATGTGTTTGTTATGGCAAGTAAGATAGTGTTGAGTGTTGACACTGGGTTGCTAGCATCTAAGCTAAGATTCTGGGAGCCTTCAGCTGTTAAAAGGGTTGTTTATTTGGCTTGCATGCACTGCAGCAACAACATGAACGTAAGTATGTGAAACGAAATCTCGAAAGACGATGTATATTTTGATGTATCAACAAGTAGTGCAGCTCTTCTATCACTGTAAAACCCGGCTTTTGGCTTTTAAACATCGTGTTGGCCAACCATAATGCCATCATATCTGACACTGACATATAATaagttacatgcaaaataaatattgtacattttccATAAAATATAAAAGCCATAAAGGTGCATGTGCATTGATATGCCTGGTACAGCTAATATTTCTCACTCAAGTGTAACTGAGCCTGAAATCAGTGTATTTATCCCATCTATGTTTTTTGCTTTTCTTCAATACGCATTTTTCACATAAATATAGCAATCAAAGTGTCTTAAAGGGGTAATTGACCACtgacaattttgtattttaataaaacttgGCTGTCTATAGAGTAGAAGGGCGAAATGTCTTTGAAAAAGGTGTTACATGACTAAAAATCATGGAGAAAGGGGATTGTGGCATTCTCTTTTGTTAGAAATGTAGGAAACCCCAGAATACAAAAATACGGAAGTACGATCTGTAGTTTTAATAAAAGCCCTGcagctgtcaaaaaaaaactctttagctGCTAAATAAACTGGGAGATCTGGGTACAGgtcaaatggaaaaaaatacacattgttCATTTATATGTACTACCAACATTGAAATGATACAAATCCGTCTATTAACATGTCCTTTAAGTGGTTGCTGAATTTTTTGTAAACTAAAACTGTAAAATTTTGTTTCTCACTGTCAGTCCTGTGCTGATATAGATGTGTTGTTCCTCCTCAGACCTGAAGGCTTTTGAGAGGAGACTGACAGAGTATGTGTCTTGTTTGCAGCCGGCTACAGGTCGTTGGCGCAGTAAGTCAGTCCAGCTTGTCTGCTCTAAACTTTATTAGATCTGTTTCAAGCAGTTTAAAACCTGGACTATGTATCTGGTCTGAGCTAAGATCTGTACCTGATTTCCAAGTGTCCATAACATATTAATCAACAAGGACTGAAATCAAGTATATTGTGCCTTACATTGCCTCATTTTAATTCATGACTTCTGTCTTCTTTTTGCAGTGATTCTGATCGTGGTGTCTGTGTGCACAGCCACAGGAGCTTGGAACTGGCTGATAGATCCAGACACTCAGAAAGTATGTGAAATGAAGCAGTGTCAGATTAGTGTCAAATGTCGCATTCTGCTTATTTGCCCTTACAGTTGTTTGTCTGTCATGTCTTCTCTTTCCACAGGTTTCTTTCTTCTCATCTTTATGGAATCATCCATTTTTCACTATCAGCTGTGTGACTCTGATTGGCCTTTTCTTTGCTGGAATACACAAACGAGTTGTCGCACCATCTATGTATCCTTCTTAATAGAGGAAATTTTTACTGTCTGCCAATCTGTTGACTATAAACAATTATAAAACTGTGACTCCCAAATCTCTCCTTAACCACTAGCAGTATTGCAGCACGCTGCCGGACAGTGCTAGCAGAATATAACATGTCCTGTGATGATGTGAGTACTTTTGTCCTCTGGATTGCACAATGTGATTTTCAGTTTCACTGCTTTAAGTATCCAAAGTAACTTTTCTTGtgcaaacatttgtattttttcctctcacatacTAGACGGGGAAACTTATCCTGAAACCACGGCCTCATATCCAATAGCACGTTGAAGAGACAGAAGTGGAGAGTATTTCATATCAACATATTAATCATCAAGATTGCACATAGGGCCTCAATGCCAGGAGTTTGTCCAAAATGTGCGAGGGTTGACCTCCCAAATAGGACTCTGACTTCCCTCTGAAATTTATGAAGAAGCAATGGAAGCTCAAAAGGAAATTACCTTTTTGAAGAAAAACATTGTTTCTGCTATTTTTAGATAACATCCTTATATTTCTGTTGGAAATTTTGAGTTTTATTGATTGTGGATTTTGATATCCTCATTTGTAAAGCTGTTTTCCTATTTTAGATGCATACGGTGTatgtatttttaagtaaattGCTGAACACATAATAAATATCAAAGTGTAGATATTTGTAAACCTTAAGCTGATTTCTACACATCTAAGCAATATTTGTGAGGTGTTGATGCCTATGACATGATGCActgctttttgttgtttttaaaagtacttttatGCAACCAAAGGCTGCACTAGTTGTTTAA includes these proteins:
- the LOC132106767 gene encoding nuclear envelope phosphatase-regulatory subunit 1; the encoded protein is MNSLEQAEDLKAFERRLTEYVSCLQPATGRWRMILIVVSVCTATGAWNWLIDPDTQKVSFFSSLWNHPFFTISCVTLIGLFFAGIHKRVVAPSIIAARCRTVLAEYNMSCDDTGKLILKPRPHIQ